The Pseudomonadota bacterium DNA segment TCCCTCGATATCCATAGCAGACCAGAGTGTTGAGAACGCTGGCGCCGCGGCTGTGGGGCGCTCGACAGCGCAGTGGCGCTCTGCGCCCAGTGGCGGTACGATGTTCCTGTTATGCCGGTTGTCTTCACCTACAAGGGGTATCGCTTCTTCTTCTACTCGAACGAGGGTGTGCCGCGCGAGCCGTTGCACATCCACGTTCGGCGGGGCGAGGCGATCGCCAAGTTCTGGCTGGATCCGCAGCCGTTCGTGGCGATGTCCTACGGCTTGAACCCTGCGGAGCTCCGGGAGATCTCCGCTGTAATCCGGGAGAACCGCGAACTGATCGAGAGGTACTGGGATGAGCATTTCCGCGACTGAGCCGAGAGCGACGCGGATCGAGTTCCGCGCCGACAGCATGTGGGTCGATTTGGCGGACGGCCGGACCATCGGTGTGCCGCTCGCCTACTTCCCGCGCCTGCTCGCCGCGAACGACGAGCAGCGCGCCCGCTACGTCATCTCCGGCGGCGGTACCGGGCTCCACTGGGACGAGCTCGACGAGGATGTCTCCGTCCGTGGCCTGCTCCTGGGCATCGGCGATCAGCTGCGTCACGATGACGAGACCCACCGCGCGGCGTCTTGACGGATGCCCGAGGAGGATCGGTGACTGAGCTCGGACAGAGGGATGGAGGCGGCGGTCACGCAGCGGAGCCCGTCGCAGCCAGCGAGGATCCGAACGCCCCGATCATCGTCGACGCGCCGCCGGAAGTACGGGAGTTCGGCGTCGTCGAGCTCAAGGGGAGCAGAGGTGGCAAGCTGTGGGAGCTCCTCGACGACCTCGGCTTCCTTCGCTTCTGGCCCTGAGCTTCGGGGGACGGCGCCGAGGCAGGCGCCTCTCGCGACTCCACCAGCTGAGCTACGAGAACAGCAGCGCCTCGAGGCGGGCGAGAACGCCGGTGAGGACTTCGTCGGGGAGCTTCGCGATCTTCGCGGCGCGGCGCTCGCGCCAGTCGAAGCTTTTCAAATGATCCGACAGCACCGCTCCCGAAATCTCGAGGCCCGGCGGGATCTCGACCTCGAACGGGTAGCCCTTCACCTGGCTCGTGATCGGGCACATCACGGCGAGGCCGACCTTGGCGTTGTACGAGGCCGGGCTCACGACCAGGGCCGGGCGGCGCCCCCGCTGCTCGTGCCCCGCGGCCGGGTTCATGTCGATCCATACGGCGTCGCCGCGATCCGGGACGAAGCGCCTCACCAGGCTTCCCTCCCGACGGCGGCCCCGGTGTCGGACTCGACGTGCGCGTTCTTCTTGGTGACGCCCGCGAGAAGATCGTCGAGCCGGAGCCTCGTCTCCCGCCGCGGGCGGACGACGATCCCGCCGTCCTCGACGACGACGTCCACCGCCGAGCCCTCCTCGATCCCGACCTCCGCGGCGAAGGGGCGCGGGATGCGCACCGCCAGGCTGTTCCCCCACTTCTGGACGTTGGCTTCCATCCGTGCCTCCTGTATCTACATTGGATATACTCATCCGGGCGGGCGAAATCAAGGCCTGGCCCGCGGTCGCGGCACGCGCGGTCCAGGCGGCATGAAGCAGTCGGCCGCGCCCCTTTCGATCAGAGGCAGTCGGGATCCGCGAAGTCCGCGGTGACGCGGAACGCGGTGCCCGTAGGCGTGCTCGGCACGGTCGTGATCGCCTCCATGCAGGTCGAGGTCGTGCCGTGGACGATCGAGATGACGTTCGTCGATCCCGCTACGTAGCCCGACGCGGCGGGGGTGAAGCTCCCGAGCGCGACGGCGGAGTTGCCGCAGTCGCAGTGCGGACCGTCCGCCGAGCCCCAGTCGCCGAAGGTGACGCCGTTGAGCTGGAACGTCATCGCGTTGTCGGCGGCGGTGCACGCGTGCCGGATCCCGACCTGGACGCCGACCGCGGTCGGGACCGCGCCGCTCGGGATGGTGTCCGTGAACGTCGCCTGGAGCGTGCTGCCGTCGCCGTGGCGGTAGTTGGCCTCGGCGCAGCAGTCGGTGGAGAGCCAGCCGGTCGTGCTGGTGAACGGGACGTCGAACACGACCTGCCCCGGGGCGCAGGCGCAGGCGTCGCAGCCGTCGCCGGGATCCGTGTCCCCGTCGTCGCACTCCTCGTCGCCGGTCGGGATCCCGTCGCCGCACTCGTCGTCCGTGTCGGAGTCGGTGTCCGTGTCCGTATCGGAATCGGTGTCCGTATCGGAATCGGTGTCCGGTCCGGCATCGGAGTCGGAGTCGGAGTCGGTGTCAGTGTCGGAATCGGTGTCCGTGTCGGAGTCGGAGTCGGAATCGGAGTCCGTGTCGGAGTCGGAATCGGAGCCGTCGTCCTCGCTCTGACTAACCGCCGCCTTCGCGCAGCCGAACAGGACGGCAACACTAAACGCCACTACGCACAGGGTTCTCATCGCGCCTCCGGGACCCATTGTACATCAGACCGATCCGGCGCCGTCACTTCGGCTGGGCGGCGAGCTGACTATTGATATCGACGATCATTTCGGAATCGACGACGCGCACGAGCCGCGGCCAGTCGACGCTCGACGCGCGGCCGTGATCCTTGGCGTAGAACGGCGCCGCCGGATCGGTCGAGTACAGCTCATAGTGAACATCGAGCGACGTCGAGCTCGCACCGGTCCCGGTTTTCCCCGCGTCCTCGCTGCCCGGGTTGTACTTCACGACCGCGACCTTCAGGAGGTACAGCCCCTCCGAGGGCTGGAACTCGGTTGCCGTCGTGATGAGGCTCGCGTTGTACCCGGCGTCCTTGAGCGCCGCGATGATGTTCGTCTGGTGGAACTCGCCGAGCTGGTTGAGCTGGTTCTGCTCGTCCGGCGTCTTGCCCTCGAGGCCGCGGTCCAGGAGGACCACGAACGTGATCGGCTTGCCGTCCGGCGTGGTCGGAGCCTTCGGGGCCCCGCCGCCGCACGCGAAAACCGCCGCTGCCGCGAGGGAGATAAGGGTCAAGAGGGCGAACAGAGTCTTCTTCGTCATGGAATGTCTCCTTCGTAAGAGTGCACCTGTTTTCCGCGGAGCGCCCCGAGTTGTCAAGGACGGGGGTCGGTCCCTCTCAGCGCTCGATCCCGTACCAGTCGTCGCGCTCCTTCGCGATCGTCTCGATCTCCTCATGCGAATAGATCTGGCCGCGGCCGGCACAGAACGGCTTGACGACCCTTTAACGGTCGCCGTTCGCGAAATGGCGAGGTCGCCGGCGCCGCCGCCGCTCCGCCAGGCCCGCCGCCACCGCGATCCGGGGAAATCGCCGTGATTTCGCGCGCGCGATTTTGGCGCGAGGTTTGCTCTCACGGCCGCGCCAGGCGGAGATGGCGAAGCGCAAGAACAACGATCGCGGCTACAAGCTGCTGTTCTCCTACCCGGAGATGGTGCGCGATCTCCTCGTCGGGTTCGTCGACGAGGAGTGGGTGCGGCTCCTCGATTGGGAGACGCTCCAGCACGTCGGCGGCACGTTCGTCTCCGACGACCTGCGCGAGCGCGAGGACGACATCATTTGGCGCGTGCGTTTCGCCGATCGGCAGGAGTGGCTGTACCTGTACGTGATCCTCGAGTTCCAGTCCACGGTGGACCGCTTCATGGCGGTGCGCCTGGCGACCTACGTCGGTCTGCTCTACCAGGATCTCGTCCGGACCAAGCAGCTCACGCCCGAACGCAAGCTTCCACCTGTCCTGCCGATCGTCCTCTACAACGGCGAGGGGCGTTGGAGCGCTCCCACCGATGTCCGCGCGCTCGTTGCATCCGCGCCGGCGAGCGTCACGCGCTACGCCCCGCGCCTGCGTTATCTGGTCATCGACGAACGCCGGCTGGCCATGTCCGCGGAGCCGGAGAGCCGCAACCTCGCCGCAGCGCTGTTTCGTTTGGAGCGAAGCCGCGACGATGGTGATATATTGAGAGCGGTTCGCGACTTGGCGGCGTGGCTCGCTGCGCCGGGGCAAGCGGAGCTGCGCCGATCTTTCGGGATGTGGGTGCGGCGCGTGATCGAAGACGTCGGATCCGAGCCGATCGTGGCGGAGGATCTTGCAGAGGTGGTGCCGATGCTCGAAAACCGCATGCGAGAGTGGAAAACCCGTTGGCGCGCGGAGGCTCGCGTTGAAGGGCGGGCCGAAGGTCGGGCCGAAGGTCGGGCCGAAGGTCGGGCCGAAGCTCTTCGGACCGCGTTGTCGATGCTCGTCGAGCAGAGATTCGGTCGAATGCCGAAGGCGCTTCGAGAACGTATCGAATCGGCCGACGAAAACGACTTGCGGCGGTGGACCTCTCGCGTGCTCGGCGCCGCGAGCACGGACGACGTTTTCGCAGGCTGAGCGCGTCAGACCACATTCATCTTTCGATCCCGTACCAGTCGTCGCGCTCCTTCGCGATCGCCTCGATCTCCTCGCGCGAGTGGATTCGGCCGCAGCCGGCGCCGGGGCAGCAGGCCTTTACGACCTTGTACCAGGCGGCGGCGTCGAGGTTCTCGGTCCAGAACGGCCACGTCGCGCACTGCTTGGGCCGCGCCGGGTAGGCACGGCAGCGGCCGTCTGCGTCGAGGAGCACACAGTCGCCGGGCCGGAGGAGCAGGTGCAGGCTGCCGTCCGCGTCGATCTGGCAGAAGCGCGCGTAAAAATCGCGCTCGTCCATCCCGAGGTGCGCCGCGATCGCGACCGCGTCCCTTTCGGTGAGGTAGACGTAGGCGTGCGCGCCGTGCGTCCGGCAGCAGGCGCCGCACTCGGTGCACTCGAACGCGAGCCCCTTGTCGTACCAAGCGCCGCCCATGATCGCTCACCCCTCCGCGAGCCGCTCGAGATCCGTGCGATCGAGGCGGAAGGTGGTCCACTCGTCCATCGGTTTGGCGCCGAACGCGCGGTAGAACTCGATGGCGCTCCGGTTCCAGTCGAGCACCGACCACTCCATGCGGCCGCAACCGCGCTCGACGGCGATCCGGGCGAGGGCGAGGAACAGCGCCTTGCCCGCGCCCGAGCCGCGGGCGCCCGGGGTCACGTAGAGATCTTCGATGTAGAGGCCCGGGCGGCCGGTCCACGTGGAGTAGTTGAAGAAGTACAGGGCGAACCCCACGATCTCGCCGCCTCGCTCGGCCACGAGGCAGCCGAACGGCGGCGGATCCGCGGCGAGCTGCGCGGCGAGGTTCGCCGGGGTGTTCTCGACCGCGTCCGGGGCGCGCTCGAACGCCGCGAGCTCGCAGACGAGCCCGTGGATCGTCGGGGCGTCGGCCGCCGTCGCAGGTCGGATCGCGCACGTCACGGCTTCGCCTCCCCGAGCGCCGTGCGCACGAGCCCGGCCGCGAGATCGATCGCCGCGTCGAGGCGTGAGGGATCACCCCCGCCGCATTGGGCCAGATCCGCGGTGCCGCCCCCCTGGGCGCCGAGCGCCTCGGCCGCGGCCTTCAGGATCGGCCGCACGTCGAGCGCCAGCTCCTGGGCGCGGGCCACGACGAGCGCCGCCTTGCCCTCGTGTGCCGCGCCGACGACGGCGATGGCCCGCGGCTCTCTCCGGATCGACGTCGCGAGGATCTTGACCGCCTTGACGTCGCGCTCGGAGACGACCCTCGCGACGAGCCTGCCTTCGCCTAAGGGCTCGGCCTTCGAGAGGAGCGCCTCGGCCTCGAGCTCGGCCAGGCGATCCGCAAGCTCCGCGCTGCGCCGCTTGAGCTCCTTCATCTCCGCGAGCGCCGCGTCCGCCCAGTCCGGCAGATCGTCGACCCCGGCGCCGGTCTTGGCGCTCAACGCCTCCAGGATCCCCGCGAGCCGCGCCGTCTCCTCGAGGACGCGATCGCCGGCGAAGAGCTCCACGCGCACCGCGTCGCGCACCTTCTCGAGCCGGCCGAGCCGGATCGCGCCGATCTCGGCCGTGCGATCCACGTGGGAGCCGCAGCACGCGCTCTCGCCGAGCCCCTCGATCGCCACGATCCGCAGCGCCCCTTCCTCGCGCACCATCGCCTCGCCCACGCGCCGCGCCCGGCCGCTCTCGAACGCGATTCGGACCGGGCGATCTTCGCGCACGACGGCGTTGGCCGCGCGCTCGAGCTCCCGGATCCGTTCGGCGTCGAGCCCGCCGCCCTCGAGGTCGACGGTCGTGACGCGCTCACCGAGGTGGAACCCCACGGTCCGCGCGCCGAAGCGCGCCGCCGCCAGCGCCGACACGACGTGCTGCGCCGTGTGCTGACACGAGAGATCCTTTCGCCGCGCGGCGTCGACGGCGCACCGGACGGCCCCGCTCGGCGCCTCGGCGAACCCCTCGACGACATGGACGATCTCCTCGCCCTCCTCGAGCACGTCGACCACGCGCCCGCCTCCCAACGTCCCCCGATCACAAGGCTGGCCGCCGGCGGCCGGGAAGAAGGCTGTACGATCGAGCACCACGAGCCACGCGTCGCCGCGCTTCTCGGCGCGCAGCACGGCCGCGTCGTGCTCGAGGAGCGAAGGGAAGGTCCAGAAGAGGCGTGTCGTCGCGGCAGTCATGGATCGCGAGGCCGCGCTACTTGTCGCAGCGCCCCGGGAAATGGGCGCGGATCTCGGGCGCCTCGCGCATGGCGGTGACGAGCACCCGGGCGCCCATCTTCAGGAGATCGGCGGTCGCGCGCGTGTAGCCGGTCGGCGGCGCGCCGAGATCCGCGAAGCCGTTCTCGTCGCCGCGCACGGTCTCCCAGTTGTGGAACAGGCGCCCCCACTCGCCCTGCAGGACCTCCTGCACGCGGCTGTTCCCGTTGCGCGGGTACCAGTAGAGGTCGTGGTACGTGACCGACGCGAGGTACGACCACGGCGCGAGCCACGTCTTGAGCGACCACTCCACCGGCCCCTTGAGCGGGCCCCAGTAGATGAGGTGCTGCATCTGCGCCGCGAACGTGAGGTCGTCGGTCGGCTTCCGGAAGTTCCAGTTCTGCTCGGCCGCGGCCTTGTCGCCGACGATCTCGATCTCCCGCGGATCCCCGCAGCCGAGCCCGAGGTCGTGGGCGAGCCGGATGAACTTGATGTCGAGCGGATCGAAGCCCATCAGCTTCGCGGCCACGGCGTCGATCGCGACCTGATCCGCCGACGCGAGCAGGACGTTCTTCACGTGCGGCCGCATGCAGCGCGGGCCGGGGCCGTCGCCGGCGAACGTGCCGTCCATCACCGCGAACACGCCGCGGTGGATCTTCTTCTGGATCATGAGCAGGTCGACGAGCGTCTCGTGGATCACCGGGTGGGTCCAGTGCCGCTTCTCGTTGAGCAGGCCGCCGAAGGCGTTCTTCATGGCGCCGGTGGTCGTCGTGAAGATGTGCGTCTTCACCGTGGGCAGGTGCAGGATGTTCTCGCCGATGAACCGCTTGGGGATCGAGAAGCCGTCCTTGTACACGTCGTTTAGGGCGAGGAACTTGTCGGCGACATCGCCCACCGCGTCGCGCACCGGGATCCACTCCTCGCCCTCGTAGAGGTGGACGTTGCGCAGGCCGTAGTGTCGGAGGACGTCGATCTGCTTGTTCTCGCGCTCGCCGAGGTGCGCGTCGATCACGACCGTGCGGTTGTGGCAGCCGTGGACGAGCGCGGGGTCGTAGCCGTCGCGGAGCATCGCCGCGATCACGCCGTCGAGCTGCCACGGCGTCGTGGAGCTGCCCGGGAAGAAGAAGTGCCAGCTGATGTTGATCTTGAGCGCCGTGTCCGCGTCCTTGGAGAGGACGTCCTGGTAGCCGGCGAGGTTCATCAGCTCGTGGGTGTCGCGCCGCACCGTGGCCGGGCCCGTCGTCAGCACCGCGACCTTGGATTTCGTCATGGGGACCTCCTCCCGCGCTGAACGAGTATAGCACCGCCGCTATTTCCCGCGCCCGCTCTCGTTCACGATCATGCGCGCCGCCATGTAGCCCGACACCTGGGCCATGCCGACGCTGTGCGCGGGCCAGGTCCAGGCGCCGGCCATGTAGAGGCCGTCGATATCCGTGGGGATGTCCATCCGCGCGTGCTGCTCGGGCGTGAAGTTCCAGCCGTACGGCACGCCGTCGTGGTTCAGGGTGAACGACTCGATCGTGCGCGGCGTCATGCCGACCTCGACCTCGATGTGCTCGCGCAGCCCCGGGAGCACGCGCTCGGCCATGAGGATCAGCGCGTCCATCATCTTCCGCTTCTGCGCCTCGTACGCCGGGCCCGGCTCGGGCCACAGCGCCTTGTTGGAGTAGGTGTTGATGGTCACGACCGACTTGCCCGGCGGCGCGTAGAACGGATCGTCGAGGTTGGAGTAGAGCGTCACCGACTCGAAACCCTCCTCGTACCGCCCCGCCATGGCCGCGTCGTACATCGCGTTCGCGTCGAGGCTCGTGTTCACGAAGATCTCGTAGTCGCGCACGCCGAAGTGCTCGATCGGCACGTCCAGCCCGAGGTACACGCCGACCAAGGAGTTGCTCGGCTCCATCTCCTCGAGCTTGCGCAGCATCTTGCGCGGCGTGTTCTCCCTGCCCACGAGCCGGTAGAACGTCTGGTACGGATCCGCGTTCGACACGACGTACGGCGCCGTGAACCGCTCGCCCGCCTCGGTCTCCACGCCGCCGACCGCACCGTCCTCGACGAGGATCCGGCTCACGCGCGAGTCCGTCATGACGGTCCCGCCGAGCTCGGCGATCCGCGCGGCGTAGGCGTCGGA contains these protein-coding regions:
- a CDS encoding NAD(P)/FAD-dependent oxidoreductase, translated to MQNPRPLALAALAAAFACTCCSAVQKSDQKATDYDAIVVGAGMGGLSAATHMAARGMNVLLLEQHYKVGGCTTSFERGDFKFDAALHEMSVGGGREKALLFTLLEQAGIRDKVELIRIPDLGRSIFPGFEFTSPAGEDEYVAALSARWPDEADGAEKFRDLMSRVHDEISELRTLYLGNPVKAMLTKLALPLRQRTLFKYRVATLEEVLDETFEDPEIKAVASQFWNYHGPPPRKQWAIIYLAANYGYLINGAWQIKGSSQALSDAYAARIAELGGTVMTDSRVSRILVEDGAVGGVETEAGERFTAPYVVSNADPYQTFYRLVGRENTPRKMLRKLEEMEPSNSLVGVYLGLDVPIEHFGVRDYEIFVNTSLDANAMYDAAMAGRYEEGFESVTLYSNLDDPFYAPPGKSVVTINTYSNKALWPEPGPAYEAQKRKMMDALILMAERVLPGLREHIEVEVGMTPRTIESFTLNHDGVPYGWNFTPEQHARMDIPTDIDGLYMAGAWTWPAHSVGMAQVSGYMAARMIVNESGRGK
- a CDS encoding GNAT family N-acetyltransferase → MTCAIRPATAADAPTIHGLVCELAAFERAPDAVENTPANLAAQLAADPPPFGCLVAERGGEIVGFALYFFNYSTWTGRPGLYIEDLYVTPGARGSGAGKALFLALARIAVERGCGRMEWSVLDWNRSAIEFYRAFGAKPMDEWTTFRLDRTDLERLAEG
- a CDS encoding DUF4160 domain-containing protein, translated to MPVVFTYKGYRFFFYSNEGVPREPLHIHVRRGEAIAKFWLDPQPFVAMSYGLNPAELREISAVIRENRELIERYWDEHFRD
- a CDS encoding DUF2442 domain-containing protein → MSISATEPRATRIEFRADSMWVDLADGRTIGVPLAYFPRLLAANDEQRARYVISGGGTGLHWDELDEDVSVRGLLLGIGDQLRHDDETHRAAS
- a CDS encoding Rpn family recombination-promoting nuclease/putative transposase — encoded protein: MAKRKNNDRGYKLLFSYPEMVRDLLVGFVDEEWVRLLDWETLQHVGGTFVSDDLREREDDIIWRVRFADRQEWLYLYVILEFQSTVDRFMAVRLATYVGLLYQDLVRTKQLTPERKLPPVLPIVLYNGEGRWSAPTDVRALVASAPASVTRYAPRLRYLVIDERRLAMSAEPESRNLAAALFRLERSRDDGDILRAVRDLAAWLAAPGQAELRRSFGMWVRRVIEDVGSEPIVAEDLAEVVPMLENRMREWKTRWRAEARVEGRAEGRAEGRAEGRAEALRTALSMLVEQRFGRMPKALRERIESADENDLRRWTSRVLGAASTDDVFAG
- a CDS encoding YkgJ family cysteine cluster protein, with the protein product MGGAWYDKGLAFECTECGACCRTHGAHAYVYLTERDAVAIAAHLGMDERDFYARFCQIDADGSLHLLLRPGDCVLLDADGRCRAYPARPKQCATWPFWTENLDAAAWYKVVKACCPGAGCGRIHSREEIEAIAKERDDWYGIER
- a CDS encoding DHHA1 domain-containing protein, giving the protein MTAATTRLFWTFPSLLEHDAAVLRAEKRGDAWLVVLDRTAFFPAAGGQPCDRGTLGGGRVVDVLEEGEEIVHVVEGFAEAPSGAVRCAVDAARRKDLSCQHTAQHVVSALAAARFGARTVGFHLGERVTTVDLEGGGLDAERIRELERAANAVVREDRPVRIAFESGRARRVGEAMVREEGALRIVAIEGLGESACCGSHVDRTAEIGAIRLGRLEKVRDAVRVELFAGDRVLEETARLAGILEALSAKTGAGVDDLPDWADAALAEMKELKRRSAELADRLAELEAEALLSKAEPLGEGRLVARVVSERDVKAVKILATSIRREPRAIAVVGAAHEGKAALVVARAQELALDVRPILKAAAEALGAQGGGTADLAQCGGGDPSRLDAAIDLAAGLVRTALGEAKP
- a CDS encoding DUF362 domain-containing protein encodes the protein MTKSKVAVLTTGPATVRRDTHELMNLAGYQDVLSKDADTALKINISWHFFFPGSSTTPWQLDGVIAAMLRDGYDPALVHGCHNRTVVIDAHLGERENKQIDVLRHYGLRNVHLYEGEEWIPVRDAVGDVADKFLALNDVYKDGFSIPKRFIGENILHLPTVKTHIFTTTTGAMKNAFGGLLNEKRHWTHPVIHETLVDLLMIQKKIHRGVFAVMDGTFAGDGPGPRCMRPHVKNVLLASADQVAIDAVAAKLMGFDPLDIKFIRLAHDLGLGCGDPREIEIVGDKAAAEQNWNFRKPTDDLTFAAQMQHLIYWGPLKGPVEWSLKTWLAPWSYLASVTYHDLYWYPRNGNSRVQEVLQGEWGRLFHNWETVRGDENGFADLGAPPTGYTRATADLLKMGARVLVTAMREAPEIRAHFPGRCDK
- a CDS encoding AbrB/MazE/SpoVT family DNA-binding domain-containing protein → MEANVQKWGNSLAVRIPRPFAAEVGIEEGSAVDVVVEDGGIVVRPRRETRLRLDDLLAGVTKKNAHVESDTGAAVGREAW
- the mazF gene encoding endoribonuclease MazF, with amino-acid sequence MRRFVPDRGDAVWIDMNPAAGHEQRGRRPALVVSPASYNAKVGLAVMCPITSQVKGYPFEVEIPPGLEISGAVLSDHLKSFDWRERRAAKIAKLPDEVLTGVLARLEALLFS